The nucleotide window GAGCGAAGGCGTCTCGGCCGAGCGCACGGCGTAGGGGTGGTCCACGCCGGAGAGGAAGAAGCTCTCGCCGTCCGCGGCCCTGCGGCCATCTTGCCGAGCGCCGCCCGCGGCCGCGAACTCCCAGGCGCCGAGGCTGTGCTCGGGCCGGAAGTCGCGGCTGCCCAGGCCGTAGACCCCGCTGAAGATGCGCGGCAGCTGCTCGGCGCCGATGGCCGGGATCTCCGGGTGCGCGGGCGCCACGCCGTTCTCCAGCGCCTTCGCGAAGGCCGCGCGCAGATCGCGGGTGAGCGGGTTGGCGCCGGCCAGCGGCTCGTCCGTGCGCTCGAGGACGATCACGCGCGGCAGGCCGGCGAGGGCTTCCACGAGGGCCGCCTCGGGGAAGGGCCGGAGCACGTTGACGTGCAGCGAGCCCACCTTCGCGCCGCGCGTGGCGCGCAGGTGGTCCACCGCGGCCTCGATGTTCTCGGCCGCCGAACCCAGCGAGACGAAGACCGTGTCCGCGTCCTCGCAGCGGTAGCGGCTGAGGAAGCCGTAGTGGCGGCCGGTCAGGCGCGCGAATTCCGCGTAGGCATCGCGGAGGAAGCCGAGGATGGGCTCGGCGAAGGCGTCGCGCCGCGCCACCACGCCGTTCATGTAGTGCTCTTGATTCTGCACCGGCCCGATGAGGGCTGGATTCGCGAGGTCGATGGCGGCCGGCACGCGGCGGCGGCGCGGACCGAAGAGCGCGCGCTGGGCGGGCGTGGGCGTCTCGATCATGTCCTCGGGCGCGCCGAGGAATTCTCTCAGCAGCTCGGCCTCGTGGCGGCGGAAGCTCCGCTCGAGGTGGCTGGTGAGGAAGCCGTCCTGGGCGTTGATGCCCGGCGTGAGCGCCAGCTCGGTCACGCGGCGCAGGATGACGGCCTGGTCGGCGGCCTGCTGGGCGTCCCTGGCGAAGAGGACGATCCAGCCCGTGTCGAGCGCGGCGTAGATGTCGTCGTGGCCGCAGTGCACGTTGAGCGCGTGCTTGGTGAG belongs to bacterium and includes:
- a CDS encoding oxidoreductase, giving the protein MSEREATPVKYPGIPLTTNGNQLVAYYTEARITDAGVFYPITPSTEMGENYQLAFAEGKLNVFGRPKLAIEAEGEHAAQGGAIAYSVTGKRVVNFTSGQGLIYGIEQYYHAPGKLSTLVVEVAARALTKHALNVHCGHDDIYAALDTGWIVLFARDAQQAADQAVILRRVTELALTPGINAQDGFLTSHLERSFRRHEAELLREFLGAPEDMIETPTPAQRALFGPRRRRVPAAIDLANPALIGPVQNQEHYMNGVVARRDAFAEPILGFLRDAYAEFARLTGRHYGFLSRYRCEDADTVFVSLGSAAENIEAAVDHLRATRGAKVGSLHVNVLRPFPEAALVEALAGLPRVIVLERTDEPLAGANPLTRDLRAAFAKALENGVAPAHPEIPAIGAEQLPRIFSGVYGLGSRDFRPEHSLGAWEFAAAGGARQDGRRAADGESFFLSGVDHPYAVRSAETPSLLPEHAIAVRMHSIGGWGMITMGKNLGEILGEFGRYLGR